From Candidatus Pedobacter colombiensis, one genomic window encodes:
- a CDS encoding SusC/RagA family TonB-linked outer membrane protein: MRLTIFLLITGCLAVQASGYAQKVNLSVRNTGIESVCLDIKQQTGYFFLYDAEALKKSGNVSLELKNVELRDALKQMTAGKALDYKIIDKTVIISETKSNIKAAEDIVIRGTVRSKEGPGQSDIPLPGVIVTLKETKKSVATNGEGTYSIVAPVNGTLIFSMIGYGTKEISINGNSAIDVVMVETASDLKEVIVNGYGTSETKENQVGSASQVTRKDLDRKPLDRIDKILEGIVPGLQYDVQGGTASSARPRYQVRVRGEASIGASNEPLWVIDGIPVNTGNETNMILGVNTSVSPLTYLNPNDIESVTVLKDATATTIYGANGSNGVILITTKRGKAGADRVNYSYRTGINLIQDSRFHVLNGDQYRELYLESYRNNPNLDQSKTPTLSPTSTDWYDVFFRNGMTSQHDLSLSGGNEKSRYYISGAYFREKSIMINNLTQRFSTRVNLDQKINKSIDLFVRMGASYNLNNLFNPGSNYYKNRPIDSPYNPDGSLVIAYYNKLADAELNDENQKTMAMFGSIGGTVKILPELTFTTTNGINYSGVNENIYSSMLAFSNRGLGYATRAQSNFFEWDSQQRLNFSKKIGVHDFSVLVSTEARNQNRRSLSSSGSGFANDKIREVSYASVTTGTSSAEEKASLSYLGQFRYTIADKYALIGNFRGDGDSDFGSDVKWATFKSIGASWTISNENFWDFRSIDFAKLKLSYGTNGNSRIGTLKSKGVYSFGTNNSYNEQPGAIMTSGENPALTWETTYIVNGGISLGLFKRVSLELELYRKTTKDILDNVDVTRATGFTRVLQNIGKVRNTGVELTLNTKNIDSKDFQWRTSLNMAHNQNKILALYNGNDKVSGNMMKRVGADLNSWYLVRWAGVDPRDGNPMWYDANQNITKEFNLDNRVLLGSTTPDLFGGMTNTIQYKSFSLSALIIYNIGGYDFSDLQRDVESDGRNLATDNQSTNLLDRWREPGDLSLIPKTVLNENANNARNSTRFLHDKTNIRLQNVSVNYDFPKELVSRIKLQNASVYLQADNVGFWTPYKTYSNRNNFKNSFNPYPQPVVISIGLNVGL; encoded by the coding sequence ATGAGGTTAACTATTTTCTTATTGATAACTGGCTGCCTGGCTGTACAAGCTTCAGGGTATGCCCAAAAAGTAAACCTATCAGTACGCAATACAGGTATAGAGAGCGTGTGCTTAGATATAAAGCAGCAAACAGGCTACTTTTTCCTTTATGATGCTGAAGCGCTAAAAAAATCTGGAAATGTTAGCCTCGAGCTTAAAAATGTAGAGCTGAGAGATGCATTAAAGCAAATGACTGCCGGAAAAGCACTTGATTATAAAATTATTGATAAGACAGTCATCATTTCCGAGACGAAAAGCAACATAAAAGCCGCTGAAGATATTGTCATCAGAGGAACAGTAAGATCAAAGGAAGGTCCGGGACAGTCAGACATCCCCCTCCCAGGCGTAATCGTGACTTTAAAAGAAACAAAAAAATCTGTAGCTACCAATGGAGAAGGAACTTATTCTATTGTGGCACCTGTAAATGGCACATTGATTTTCTCTATGATAGGGTACGGCACTAAAGAGATAAGCATCAATGGGAATAGTGCTATTGATGTAGTCATGGTAGAAACGGCTAGTGATCTTAAAGAGGTTATTGTTAACGGTTATGGAACTTCGGAAACAAAAGAGAATCAAGTTGGGAGTGCCTCCCAGGTTACCAGGAAAGATCTGGATCGGAAACCACTAGACCGAATAGATAAAATATTGGAAGGTATAGTACCCGGTTTACAATATGATGTCCAGGGTGGGACAGCAAGCAGTGCCAGACCCAGGTATCAAGTAAGGGTTAGAGGTGAGGCTTCTATTGGCGCATCTAATGAGCCTCTATGGGTAATAGATGGAATTCCTGTAAATACGGGGAATGAAACCAATATGATTCTTGGCGTAAATACCAGCGTAAGCCCCTTAACTTATCTCAATCCTAATGACATTGAATCCGTAACTGTTTTAAAGGATGCTACTGCAACCACAATTTATGGTGCCAATGGATCAAATGGTGTTATACTCATTACTACTAAACGAGGAAAAGCGGGTGCAGACCGAGTAAATTACAGCTATAGGACGGGTATAAACCTCATCCAGGATAGCCGCTTTCATGTACTTAATGGAGATCAATACCGGGAACTATATCTGGAATCTTACCGGAACAACCCTAATCTGGATCAATCCAAGACCCCAACTCTAAGTCCAACCAGTACCGACTGGTACGATGTCTTTTTTCGTAATGGTATGACCAGCCAGCATGACCTTTCACTATCAGGCGGAAATGAAAAAAGCCGTTATTATATTTCCGGGGCTTATTTCAGAGAAAAATCAATCATGATCAATAACCTGACTCAAAGATTTTCAACCAGAGTAAACCTGGATCAGAAAATCAATAAGTCTATCGATTTATTCGTTAGAATGGGAGCTTCTTACAACCTAAACAATTTATTCAATCCGGGAAGCAACTATTATAAGAACAGACCAATTGATAGTCCTTACAATCCTGATGGATCTCTAGTCATAGCCTATTACAATAAATTAGCCGATGCAGAACTTAACGACGAAAACCAGAAGACCATGGCGATGTTTGGTAGTATTGGAGGTACAGTTAAGATCCTTCCTGAGCTTACATTTACCACTACAAACGGGATCAATTATTCGGGTGTTAATGAAAACATATATAGTTCAATGCTGGCTTTCAGCAACAGGGGACTAGGTTATGCGACAAGAGCTCAAAGTAATTTTTTTGAGTGGGACTCGCAGCAACGCTTAAATTTCTCTAAAAAAATTGGTGTGCATGACTTCTCTGTCCTGGTAAGCACAGAGGCCCGCAACCAAAACCGACGCTCTCTTTCTTCTTCAGGTTCAGGTTTTGCAAACGATAAAATCAGAGAAGTCAGCTATGCCTCAGTAACCACAGGAACAAGTTCGGCCGAGGAAAAGGCATCTCTTTCCTATTTAGGCCAATTCCGTTATACCATAGCCGATAAATATGCATTGATCGGTAACTTCAGAGGAGACGGGGATTCCGATTTCGGTTCGGATGTAAAATGGGCAACCTTTAAGTCAATTGGCGCCTCCTGGACCATCAGTAATGAAAATTTCTGGGACTTTAGATCAATTGATTTTGCAAAACTTAAACTGAGCTATGGTACAAATGGAAATTCCCGTATTGGTACCTTAAAATCAAAAGGAGTATACAGCTTTGGCACTAACAATAGTTATAATGAACAACCGGGGGCCATTATGACGAGTGGAGAAAATCCGGCGCTGACCTGGGAAACCACTTATATTGTGAATGGCGGGATTAGCCTGGGCTTATTCAAACGTGTTTCTCTGGAACTTGAGCTGTATCGTAAAACTACAAAGGATATACTTGACAATGTAGACGTAACGCGTGCAACCGGTTTTACCAGAGTCTTGCAAAACATCGGAAAGGTAAGAAATACCGGTGTAGAACTTACCCTAAATACAAAGAACATCGACAGTAAAGATTTTCAATGGAGAACCAGCCTTAATATGGCTCATAACCAGAATAAGATTCTCGCCCTATACAATGGCAATGATAAGGTCTCCGGCAATATGATGAAGCGTGTTGGAGCGGATTTAAACAGTTGGTATCTTGTCCGCTGGGCAGGTGTTGACCCTCGTGATGGAAATCCAATGTGGTATGATGCAAACCAAAACATCACAAAGGAATTTAACCTGGATAATCGTGTATTATTAGGTTCAACTACCCCTGATTTATTTGGTGGTATGACCAATACTATACAATATAAATCATTTTCTTTATCCGCGTTGATCATCTATAATATTGGCGGTTATGACTTCAGCGATTTACAACGTGATGTTGAATCTGATGGGCGAAATCTGGCGACCGACAACCAATCCACTAATCTACTGGATAGATGGAGAGAACCGGGGGACCTAAGTCTCATCCCTAAAACTGTTTTGAACGAGAATGCAAATAATGCACGTAACTCAACGAGGTTCCTTCATGATAAGACTAACATTCGTTTACAAAATGTTAGCGTTAACTATGATTTCCCAAAAGAGTTGGTAAGCCGGATCAAGCTGCAAAATGCCAGTGTATATCTACAAGCAGATAATGTAGGTTTCTGGACACCATACAAAACTTATTCTAACAGAAATAATTTTAAAAATTCCTTTAACCCCTATCCACAGCCAGTGGTAATTTCCATCGGTTTAAATGTTGGTCTATAA
- a CDS encoding RagB/SusD family nutrient uptake outer membrane protein: MKKITYTIILLATLGISLVSCKKFLEKEPIGRISKNLLFEDVNGAKAGLNGAYNQILSYYKNEFGLYGDVASDNLIKSTKASALLPQFNFQSLQSDDALAVGNIWLSILAATNNVNNVLASLPNLAAKFPDQTVRLDSIKGQALVMRALCHFDLSRVYAQPYNYTTDASHLGVPVLLKTPGPGEQVSRKTMKETYDQIIADLNQALPLLEKTNNHTSQFSISYQAALALLSRVYLYKGDWAQCIANSDKVINDNNYVLATADNYLSTFLAPGKTANGRKIEGIFQLSNIVLTYSSSGVFVVLSDALSAQYTASAKILNLLNGDIRVSMFNTVLTGENKDKTITRKYADGAVNTMNPQTIQVIRLSEIYLNRAEARWNLGQYPQAAEDIRIISQRAHPNTTINISSSDPALLYKIIADERNRELCFENHRFFDIVRRKENLQRGGDCNATTCSLTYPNNKFALPIPVKEVEANKGMIQNPGYN, translated from the coding sequence ATGAAAAAGATTACCTACACCATAATATTACTGGCAACTCTAGGCATCAGTTTAGTTTCCTGTAAGAAATTTTTAGAGAAAGAACCTATTGGAAGAATAAGTAAGAATCTCTTGTTCGAAGATGTAAATGGGGCTAAAGCAGGGCTTAACGGAGCATACAATCAAATCTTATCTTATTATAAGAACGAATTTGGTTTGTATGGAGACGTAGCATCCGACAATTTGATCAAGAGCACCAAGGCATCAGCGCTATTACCGCAGTTTAATTTCCAAAGCTTACAAAGCGATGATGCTTTGGCGGTCGGAAATATCTGGCTTTCCATTCTTGCAGCAACAAACAATGTTAACAATGTATTAGCTTCCCTACCAAACCTGGCCGCTAAATTCCCGGATCAAACAGTTAGGTTAGACTCAATAAAGGGTCAGGCGCTTGTAATGCGGGCATTATGTCACTTTGATTTAAGCAGGGTTTATGCTCAGCCTTATAATTACACTACAGATGCGTCGCACCTCGGTGTGCCAGTTCTATTAAAAACACCAGGCCCGGGGGAACAAGTTTCAAGAAAAACAATGAAAGAGACCTACGACCAAATTATTGCCGACCTGAACCAAGCCCTACCTCTCCTTGAGAAAACGAACAACCATACGAGCCAGTTTTCTATTAGCTATCAAGCTGCACTGGCCCTACTTTCGAGAGTATATTTGTATAAAGGCGACTGGGCGCAATGTATTGCGAACTCTGATAAAGTAATTAATGACAATAATTATGTGCTGGCTACTGCTGATAACTATCTGAGTACGTTTCTAGCACCCGGAAAAACTGCTAATGGTCGGAAGATTGAAGGCATTTTTCAACTTTCAAATATCGTATTAACCTATTCAAGTTCAGGAGTCTTTGTTGTACTTTCTGATGCTTTATCAGCTCAATATACCGCATCTGCAAAAATCCTAAATCTTCTTAATGGTGACATTAGGGTCTCCATGTTCAATACTGTTCTAACGGGTGAAAACAAAGATAAAACAATAACCAGAAAATATGCTGACGGAGCAGTTAATACAATGAACCCGCAAACGATTCAGGTAATTCGGTTATCTGAGATATACCTGAACCGTGCGGAAGCCAGGTGGAACTTGGGTCAATATCCACAGGCAGCTGAAGATATTCGTATCATTTCGCAAAGAGCTCATCCTAACACAACAATTAACATCTCTTCCTCCGACCCCGCTCTTCTGTACAAGATAATTGCAGATGAAAGAAACCGTGAACTTTGCTTTGAAAACCATCGGTTCTTTGACATTGTAAGGCGTAAAGAAAATTTACAACGGGGAGGGGATTGTAATGCTACAACCTGTAGCCTAACCTATCCAAATAACAAATTTGCATTGCCCATTCCTGTTAAAGAAGTAGAAGCAAACAAAGGCATGATACAAAATCCAGGCTACAACTAA
- a CDS encoding insulinase family protein: protein MKKKIYLIALLALFVFLNTKTYAQLLPQDPNLVKGKLKNGFTYYIYKSNKTPGNSVLRLFLNAGSLQEDPNQQGLAHFIEHMAFNGTKHYSKNDVIEFLESKGVKFGADLNAHTSFDETVYKISINTEDEKNLEKSIDIMGDWAFGVTFDSSEIDKERGVVIEEWRSKQGAANRLREQYLPVLFNKSRYAERLPIGKVDILKSFKRQTIVDFYEKWYRPDLMSIAIVTDIDPKKVEAYIKNEFNQYKAKSKAPRLYYELPEHRDTLFSIVTDKEANSIELSVFNKIKSFGPIKTEQDYKKQLIRGFFNGLAKNRFSRISQLQNDFKEGSCSVSNIVLKNGIVSGGASFYHDKIKEGISQYLLEAQRISRYGFTSDEVKKYRDEYIAAIKRSVIAEDKTQAEAYVNEIHDEFYNGSTMLAKTERNRLSLKYAPQIDSLTLLNFLKSVTKPGNTVVLLTAPEKDKANLPDQMALKAMFAKAATTQIAPWMDQITVPAKLLAQEPVAGTVIKEEVISAIGVTKWTLTNGAIVYLKPTTDRKNYVSLSGFRKGGIYSLDSSKYITAQFVKPVTGLSGSGDFSRRALTQFLTGNSASATLVLSSSREGVVSSADWKDAKTMFQLMYLKWMFPNADSLTFEQAKRQALEQMENNKLSPSYAYTKAISELLKGDDDYASEVSAERLNKEAHLKDILPIFKSRFGSAKDFQFVVIGGFNLDSIKPLIEQYIGGLPGGDYNNKFEYKGPVGGQISKDILMYAGAAPKSTVNLFYQSNKVNYDYPEILVQTMLQEVLKVKLRLNLREENSGVYGVGVSVSSTSIPSPLIRARISFSCAPESADFLIKQAQIEVKKVANDPAYFMSDLQNIKVQQIDGYKKQADKNLFWSSALRNQFYFGFKDYSYFNDFENMINKITPAMVADYAKKYLIDTPGIKAVLMPENFKTLN from the coding sequence ATGAAGAAGAAAATATATTTAATAGCGTTATTGGCTTTGTTTGTATTTTTAAATACCAAAACTTATGCCCAGCTATTACCACAGGACCCTAACCTGGTAAAAGGAAAATTGAAAAACGGTTTCACTTATTACATCTATAAAAGCAATAAAACTCCGGGCAACTCTGTATTAAGGTTGTTTTTAAATGCAGGCTCTTTACAAGAAGACCCCAACCAGCAAGGCTTGGCCCACTTTATTGAACATATGGCCTTTAATGGGACTAAACATTATTCTAAAAATGATGTGATTGAGTTTCTGGAATCCAAAGGTGTAAAGTTTGGTGCCGACTTAAACGCGCATACCAGCTTTGATGAAACCGTTTATAAAATCAGTATCAATACCGAAGACGAAAAGAATCTGGAAAAATCCATTGACATTATGGGAGATTGGGCTTTTGGGGTAACTTTCGATAGTAGTGAAATAGACAAGGAACGTGGGGTGGTGATTGAAGAATGGCGTAGCAAACAAGGTGCAGCAAACCGTTTAAGAGAGCAATACTTACCGGTATTATTCAATAAATCCCGGTATGCAGAGCGACTACCAATCGGTAAAGTGGATATCCTTAAGAGCTTTAAGCGCCAGACTATTGTTGATTTTTACGAGAAATGGTATCGCCCTGATTTGATGTCGATTGCGATTGTAACTGATATAGATCCAAAAAAGGTAGAGGCTTATATTAAAAATGAGTTTAATCAGTATAAGGCTAAAAGTAAAGCCCCAAGGCTTTATTATGAGCTGCCTGAACATAGGGATACTTTGTTTTCTATCGTTACAGACAAAGAAGCTAACTCCATTGAACTAAGCGTTTTCAACAAGATCAAATCATTTGGCCCAATTAAAACCGAGCAGGATTATAAAAAGCAACTGATCAGAGGATTTTTTAATGGGCTAGCCAAAAACAGATTCAGTAGAATCTCACAATTGCAAAATGATTTTAAAGAGGGCAGTTGCTCTGTAAGCAACATTGTGTTAAAGAATGGCATTGTTTCTGGAGGTGCCTCCTTTTATCATGATAAAATTAAGGAGGGAATTTCTCAGTATTTATTGGAAGCACAGAGGATTTCGCGTTATGGTTTTACCAGCGATGAGGTAAAGAAATACAGAGACGAATATATTGCAGCAATTAAGCGCTCTGTGATTGCCGAAGATAAGACTCAGGCCGAAGCTTATGTAAATGAAATTCATGATGAATTTTATAATGGCAGCACCATGCTTGCAAAAACAGAGCGTAACAGGCTTTCCTTAAAATATGCTCCACAGATTGACTCGCTTACTTTGTTGAATTTTTTAAAATCAGTAACCAAACCGGGAAATACCGTTGTATTGCTTACCGCCCCTGAAAAAGACAAGGCTAATTTACCTGATCAAATGGCTTTAAAAGCTATGTTTGCTAAAGCTGCGACTACACAGATTGCTCCATGGATGGACCAGATTACCGTTCCAGCTAAATTGCTGGCACAGGAACCTGTAGCGGGAACGGTCATTAAAGAAGAAGTGATTTCGGCTATTGGCGTTACCAAATGGACCTTAACCAATGGCGCCATCGTTTACCTGAAGCCCACTACAGATAGAAAAAATTATGTTTCTTTATCTGGTTTTAGAAAAGGTGGCATTTATTCACTTGATTCTTCAAAATATATAACTGCACAATTTGTTAAACCGGTAACAGGTTTAAGTGGTTCAGGTGACTTTAGTCGCCGTGCTTTAACTCAGTTCCTTACAGGAAATTCTGCTTCTGCTACACTGGTTCTTTCCAGCTCAAGAGAAGGTGTGGTTAGTAGTGCTGACTGGAAAGATGCCAAAACAATGTTTCAGCTGATGTATCTGAAATGGATGTTTCCAAATGCTGACTCATTAACTTTTGAACAGGCTAAACGTCAGGCCTTAGAGCAAATGGAAAACAATAAACTGTCGCCAAGTTATGCTTATACAAAAGCTATTAGTGAGCTGCTAAAAGGCGATGATGATTATGCCTCAGAAGTATCAGCAGAACGCTTGAACAAGGAGGCACATTTAAAAGACATTCTACCTATTTTTAAAAGCCGTTTTGGTTCTGCAAAAGACTTTCAGTTTGTTGTTATCGGAGGTTTTAACCTGGACAGCATTAAACCGCTTATAGAACAATACATTGGTGGTTTACCGGGCGGTGATTACAACAATAAGTTTGAATATAAAGGTCCGGTTGGAGGCCAAATATCGAAAGACATATTGATGTATGCTGGTGCCGCTCCAAAAAGTACTGTAAATCTTTTCTACCAGAGCAACAAGGTGAACTATGATTATCCGGAAATCCTGGTACAGACCATGCTACAAGAGGTTTTGAAGGTAAAGCTCCGCTTAAATCTTCGTGAAGAAAATTCAGGTGTATACGGTGTAGGTGTATCCGTTTCTTCAACCAGCATCCCCTCTCCTTTAATCCGCGCAAGGATTTCGTTCAGCTGTGCCCCTGAATCAGCTGACTTTCTAATCAAACAGGCACAGATTGAAGTTAAAAAAGTTGCTAATGATCCAGCTTATTTTATGAGCGACTTACAGAACATCAAAGTACAACAAATTGACGGATACAAGAAGCAGGCGGATAAGAACCTATTCTGGAGTTCGGCCTTAAGAAACCAATTTTATTTTGGTTTTAAGGACTACAGCTATTTCAATGATTTCGAAAACATGATCAATAAAATCACTCCTGCTATGGTTGCTGATTATGCCAAAAAGTATCTGATAGATACGCCAGGTATAAAAGCAGTATTGATGCCGGAAAATTTTAAGACACTAAACTAA
- a CDS encoding DEAD/DEAH box helicase — protein sequence MEKEINTPTHDYTLANFNISALTISEILKHNKVGADTGVKGFYELSPTEITVNFAVFRDTMVSMDSQVVTVTQTKDRVMLSCTCMSGIKGLCEHQAKVLYNIMNRQPLRLFFDETLRYKKLKEFAIDYGLENEKHLDDHFQMDYIKGGLEISPKMKGLFPINKKTKQELGEALLPAKEWPISASGGLIKKDTKTIVVFSQHRFYSHLTVSLYEGLVSKDGKVKNPLKAVDPSDLIWRSENSSELKFLNGILKFQNNYNAEASESDLEGLKALTKNPLGLDIYMHDSKVSANISASSITRVKLKILGIDLILSVNEKGDFYEVSGRLMLDGQSLAIEDLVIKHHYFIRLDNNLYLIDNPDFLRVIDFFKKHYDRMLIHKSKFDEFYETILSKLEEKVKINYSYLKPATKTQIEEKGYDLENEQLIYLSESEDFVLITPVMRYSNTEIPVLSRKQIIAKDKYGSTFTLRRDEEEELQFVSNIAKQHPFFEEQLDGEMKMDCFYMHRKHFLDIGWFLDAFEAWRSKGITIMGFNKLNNNNLSPYKADISIKVISGIDWFETVVKVEYNGEAISLKHLHKSIRNKSNFIKLDDGTMGILPDEWVEKFTGYFSAGEVVDDSIHTHKINYNMIAELYEEQLFDEAVKDQLVMYRGKLSGPDGITPVKIPDTLNAELRGYQQDGVNWLNFLDDFNFGACLADDMGLGKTIQIIAFILTQRDKSAHNTNLVVVPASLIFNWQAEVAKFAPSIRVHTIYGADRLRNIYEFDQYELILTSYGTLLADVSFLKTYRFNYVFLDESQTIKNPDSQRYKAVRLLQSRNKVVLTGTPIENNTFDLYGQLSFACPGLLGSKQQFKELYSVPIDQFKESKRAKELQQRISPFILRRTKEQVAKELPDKTEMVIYCEMGIEQREVYEAAVQDIKDYIEGVAEDELKKSSMHILQGITRLRQICNSAALLKDDKFYGNASSKMETLLEQIESKSPNHKILVFSQFVGMLDLIRKELHDRGIAHEYLTGQTRNRAAVVASFQDNPEVRVFLISLKAGGVGLNLTKADYVYIVDPWWNPAVENQAIDRTYRIGQEKNVVAVRLICPDTIEDKIMKLQHTKKDLVDDLIKTETSIYKTLSKKDLLGLF from the coding sequence GTGGAGAAAGAAATCAATACCCCAACACATGATTATACTTTGGCGAATTTTAACATTTCGGCATTAACCATATCAGAAATTTTAAAACACAATAAAGTTGGTGCGGATACAGGAGTGAAGGGGTTTTATGAGCTTTCTCCTACAGAGATTACTGTAAATTTTGCTGTTTTTAGGGATACAATGGTCTCTATGGACAGTCAGGTGGTAACCGTTACACAAACCAAGGATCGTGTAATGTTGTCTTGTACCTGCATGTCAGGAATTAAAGGGCTATGTGAACACCAGGCAAAAGTATTGTATAACATCATGAACAGGCAGCCTTTACGCTTATTTTTTGATGAAACCCTACGGTATAAAAAACTAAAAGAATTTGCGATTGATTATGGATTGGAAAATGAAAAACATTTGGATGACCACTTCCAGATGGACTATATAAAAGGGGGGCTGGAGATAAGCCCTAAGATGAAAGGACTTTTCCCGATTAATAAAAAAACAAAGCAAGAACTTGGTGAGGCGCTATTGCCTGCTAAAGAATGGCCTATATCTGCATCAGGGGGCTTGATTAAAAAGGATACTAAAACGATAGTCGTTTTTAGTCAGCATCGTTTTTACAGTCACCTAACCGTTTCCCTGTACGAAGGCTTAGTGAGCAAGGATGGTAAAGTAAAAAATCCTTTGAAAGCTGTTGATCCATCAGACTTGATCTGGCGATCAGAAAATAGCAGTGAGCTAAAATTCCTGAATGGAATATTAAAATTTCAGAACAATTATAATGCAGAAGCTTCGGAATCTGATCTGGAAGGATTAAAGGCATTGACTAAAAATCCGCTTGGGTTGGATATTTACATGCACGACAGTAAAGTCTCAGCCAATATATCCGCTAGCTCCATCACTCGGGTAAAGCTTAAAATACTGGGGATCGATCTGATATTGTCTGTTAATGAAAAAGGCGATTTTTATGAGGTATCGGGCAGATTGATGCTGGATGGACAATCACTGGCAATTGAAGATCTGGTGATTAAGCATCATTATTTTATTCGATTAGATAATAACCTCTATCTGATTGATAATCCTGATTTTTTACGGGTAATCGACTTCTTTAAAAAGCATTACGATAGGATGCTGATCCATAAGTCGAAATTTGATGAATTTTATGAGACCATTCTTTCAAAACTGGAAGAAAAGGTTAAAATCAACTATTCATATTTAAAACCGGCTACAAAAACACAGATCGAAGAAAAGGGATATGACCTGGAAAATGAGCAACTGATCTATTTATCCGAGTCGGAAGATTTTGTACTCATCACTCCTGTAATGCGTTACAGCAACACGGAAATACCGGTACTTTCCAGAAAGCAGATCATTGCGAAGGATAAATACGGCAGTACGTTTACGCTGCGTAGAGATGAAGAGGAGGAGTTGCAATTTGTATCCAACATTGCGAAACAACATCCTTTTTTTGAAGAGCAATTGGATGGAGAAATGAAGATGGATTGCTTTTATATGCATCGCAAACATTTTCTGGATATTGGATGGTTTTTAGACGCTTTTGAAGCATGGCGCAGTAAGGGGATTACCATTATGGGTTTCAACAAGTTGAACAATAATAACCTGAGTCCATATAAAGCTGATATATCCATTAAAGTGATTAGTGGTATTGATTGGTTTGAAACGGTTGTAAAAGTTGAATATAATGGCGAGGCGATCTCTTTAAAGCATTTGCATAAATCTATCCGCAACAAAAGTAACTTTATCAAGTTAGACGATGGCACGATGGGGATTTTGCCGGATGAGTGGGTAGAGAAATTTACCGGTTACTTTAGTGCGGGAGAGGTGGTTGACGATAGTATACATACGCATAAGATCAATTATAATATGATCGCAGAGCTGTACGAAGAACAGCTTTTTGATGAAGCCGTAAAAGACCAGCTGGTCATGTACCGTGGAAAATTATCCGGACCGGATGGCATTACTCCGGTAAAAATACCGGATACTTTAAATGCAGAGTTGCGGGGATACCAGCAAGATGGGGTAAACTGGCTTAACTTCCTTGATGATTTTAATTTTGGGGCCTGCCTTGCTGATGATATGGGACTTGGTAAAACCATACAAATCATTGCTTTTATTCTTACCCAAAGGGATAAATCGGCACATAATACCAATCTGGTTGTAGTGCCGGCTTCTTTAATTTTTAACTGGCAGGCGGAGGTTGCCAAATTTGCACCTTCTATTAGGGTACACACCATTTATGGTGCCGACAGGTTGAGAAATATTTATGAATTTGATCAATATGAGCTTATTCTTACTTCGTATGGGACTTTATTGGCTGATGTTAGCTTTCTAAAAACATACCGCTTTAATTATGTATTTTTGGACGAGTCGCAAACAATTAAAAATCCTGATTCGCAGCGCTACAAAGCCGTACGACTTTTGCAGTCCCGTAATAAGGTGGTGTTAACGGGTACTCCGATAGAGAATAATACTTTCGATTTATATGGACAGTTGTCATTTGCCTGTCCCGGTTTACTGGGGAGTAAGCAACAGTTTAAAGAATTATATTCGGTACCTATTGATCAGTTTAAGGAGTCGAAGCGCGCAAAGGAATTACAACAAAGGATTAGTCCTTTTATTTTGCGCAGAACCAAAGAACAGGTAGCTAAGGAACTACCGGATAAAACGGAAATGGTGATTTATTGCGAAATGGGTATTGAGCAGCGAGAAGTCTATGAAGCTGCGGTGCAGGATATCAAAGATTATATAGAAGGAGTTGCAGAAGATGAGTTGAAAAAAAGCAGTATGCATATTTTGCAGGGCATTACCAGACTGCGACAAATCTGTAATTCGGCAGCACTGTTAAAGGATGATAAGTTTTATGGCAATGCTTCTTCCAAAATGGAGACGTTACTGGAGCAGATAGAAAGTAAATCACCCAATCATAAGATCCTGGTTTTTTCGCAGTTTGTAGGTATGCTTGATCTGATCAGGAAAGAGCTTCATGACCGGGGTATTGCACATGAGTACTTGACTGGACAAACCAGGAATAGAGCAGCGGTAGTGGCTTCATTCCAGGACAATCCCGAGGTACGTGTATTCCTGATCAGCTTAAAAGCAGGTGGGGTGGGTTTGAATCTAACCAAGGCCGACTATGTTTATATTGTGGATCCATGGTGGAATCCTGCTGTAGAAAACCAGGCGATCGACCGTACTTACCGTATTGGACAAGAAAAGAATGTGGTGGCTGTAAGGTTAATTTGTCCGGATACGATTGAAGACAAAATCATGAAGTTGCAGCATACCAAGAAAGACCTGGTAGATGACCTGATCAAAACGGAAACCTCAATTTATAAGACCCTTTCTAAAAAGGATTTGTTGGGGTTGTTTTAA